The nucleotide sequence CCTTGAAGTTCTTCGCGGGCACGGCCGGGTTCACCAGCAGCACGTTGATCGAGCGCGCGAGCTGGCTGATGGAGGCGAAGTCCTTGATCGGGTCGTAGCCGGGGTTGGCCTGCGTGAGCGGATTCGCGAGGTGCGAGCTCTGCGACGAGACCACCAGCGTGTAGCCGTCGGGCTTGGCGCGCGCCACCTGCGCGCTGGCGATCGAGCCGCCCGCGCCGCCACGGTTGTCGATCACCACCGGCGCGCCCAGCGCCTTGGCGAGCGGATCGGCATAGAGCCGCGCGATCAGGTCCACCGAGCCGCCGGCCGGGAACGGCACGACCAGCGTGACCGGCCGCGACGGATAGGCCTGCGCATGTGCCGCGAGCGGCAGCGCGGCCACGAGGCCCGCGCCCAGGAAGGTGCGGCGGCGCAGCGCGGGAGCGGAAAGGGGGAAGGTCATGGGGACGTCCTGGAATCGGAAGGGTGGCGCTTGAAATGTGCGCGTATTCTTGCAAGGTCGTCATATTTTTGCAATAACCATTGCAAAATCGAAGCCCATCGCGATCCCCGCGAAGGCAGAATGCCCGGCGACCATGAACCTCAACCAACGCATCTCGGGCTACGGCCGCAAGCTCACCAAGAGCGAGCAGCGCCTGATCGAGGAACTGCAGACGCGCTATCCCCAGGGCCTGCTCGAATCTGCAACGAGCCTTGCAAAGAAGGTGGGCACCAGCGCTTCGACCGTGGTGCGGCTGCTCGCCAAGCTCGGCTATCCCAGCTATGCGGAAGCACAGCTCGAGGCGCGCTCGGAGGTCACGGCGCGGCTGGCCTCGCCCGCCACGCGCGCCGATGCCGTGATCGTCGACGACGCCTCGGTGCGCACCTGCCTGGCCAATGCGCTGCTGCACGACCAGCACAACCTGAGCTCGACCTTCGCGGCCATCGATCCCGTGGCCTTCGAGGCCGCCGTGCGGCTGCTGGTGCAGCGCAAGGCGCGCGTGCACGTGCTGGGCCACCGGCATGCGGCCGCCATCGCGGGCCATCTCGCGCTGCACCTGAACCTGTGCCTGCCCGAGGTGCGGCCGCTGGCCGGCACGGCCGCGCTGCCGCTCGAGGACCAGCTGCTGTGGATCGGCGAGAACGACGTGCTGCTGGCCGTCACCTTCCGGCGCCACTCGCTGGCCACCGCGCGCGCGGCGGCCTACTTCCGCGAACGCGGCGCGAAGGTGATCGTGATCACCGACAGCCCCTCGGCGGCCGCGGCCGCCTCGGCCGACCACCTGATGCTGGTGCGCACCTCGAGCGCCTCGCCCTTCGATTCCTACACGGCCGCCTTCTCGCTCGGCAATGCGCTGGTCACCGCGGTCGTGCAGCGGCGCAGGAAGGAACTGGGCGCCGCGCTCGAACGCGGCGACGCCCTGTGGGAACAGCACTGGAACGACGCCGCCGCGCCGGCGGGCCCGGCGCGCAAGGCGGGCTGATCAGGCCGCGGCGGCGGTCTCGAGCCGCAGCAGCCTCACCGCGTTGCCCTTCAGGATGCCGGGCATCACCTCGGGCTTGAAGCCCGCGACTTCGAAGTCCTTCATCCAGCGCTCGGGCGTGATCAGCGGGTAGTCGCTGCCGAACAGCACGCGGTCCTTCAGCAGCGTGTTGGCGTACTGCACCAGCTGCTTCGGAAAGTACTTGGGACTCCAGCCCGAGAGGTCGATCCAGACGTTGGGCTTGTGCGTGGCCACGCTCAGCGCCTCGTCCTGCCAGGGGAAGCTGGGGTGGGCCATCACGATCTGCATGTCGGGGAAATCGATCGCCACGTCGTCCAGGTGCATCGGGTTGCTGTACTCGAGCCGCAGGCCGCCGCCGCAGCGCATGCCCGAGCCGATGCCGCTGTGGCCGGTGTGGAAGATCGCGGGCATGCCGTACTCGGCGATCACCTCGTAGATCGGCCAGGCCATGCGGTCGTAGGGATGGAAGGCCTGCACCGTCGGGTGGAACTTGAAGCCCTTGACGCCGTGCTCCTCGATCAGCCGCCGCGCCTCGCGCGCGCCCATCTTTCCCTTGTGCGGATCGATGCTCGCGAAGGCGATCATCATGTCGGCGTTCTTCTGCGCCGCCTCGGCGATCTCCTCGTTCGGGATGCGCCGCCGGCCCATGTTCGACTCGGCGTCGACCATGAACATCACCAGCCCCAGCTTGCGCTCGCGGTAGTAGGCCACCGTCTCCTCGATCGTCGGGCGGCGGTTCGAGCCGAAGTACTTGTCGGCCGCGCGGTCGTACTCCTCGCCGTAGTTGTCGAACGGGTTCCAGCAGCTCACCTCGGCATGGGTGTGGATATCGATCGCGATCAGGTTCTGGTGGTCCACTTCATCGTCTCCTTTACGGGAAAGTCCCTAGTCCATGGCAGTATCGAATGCCTTGAATTGATTATTTCACATAACCATAATCCGCTTCAACACCGAACGCAACATGACCTCTTCCGACCTTCACATCGACCTGCGCGACGACGTCGCCATCATTCGCCTGACGCGCGGCGCCAAGCGCAACGCGCTGTCGGACGGCCTGATCCTCGCGCTGCGCGATGCCTTCCAGAACCTGCCCGCCAGCGTGGGCGCGGCCGTGATCGACGGCGAGGGCCCGCACTTCTGCGCCGGCCTCGACCTGAGCGAACTCAAGGAGCGCGACGCGGGCCAGGGCCTCGCCCATTCGCGCCTGTGGCATGCCGCGCTGGAGTGCATCGAGAAGGGCCCGGTGCCGGTGATCGCCGCGCTGCACGGCGCGGTGGTCGGCGGCGGGCTCGAGCTCGCGAGCGCCTGCCACATCCGCGTGGCCGACCGCAGCACCTTCTATGCGCTGCCCGAGGGCTCGCGCGGCATCTTCGTGGGCGGCGGTGGCTCGGTGCGCATCCCCAAGCTGATCGGCGTGGCGCGCATGACCGACATGATGATGACCGGCCGCGTCTACAACGCCGAGGACGGCGAGCGCGCCAACTTCGCGCAGTACCTGGTCGACGAGGGCACGGCCTTCGACAAGGCCTTCGAGCTCGCCAAGCGCGTGGCCACCAACGCGCCGCTCACCAACTACGCGCTGATGCACGCGCTGCCGCGCATCGCCGAGCAGCCGGCCGACCACGGCTTCTTCACCGAGGCGCTGATGTCCGGCATCGTGCAGGCCGCGCCCGAGGCGAAGCAGCGCGTGCGCGACTTCCTCGAAGGCCGCGGCGCCAAGGTCAGCAAGGGCTGAGGCCCTTCCTTCATTCATTCACCGATCCACTCACGCACGGGCGCCCCGATGACGGCCATCCAATACCGACCGCTCGCCTTCGGCGTCACGCGCGCGCTGCTGCGCGACGGCGCGCCCGGCACCCAGTACCTGCGCGCGGAAACGCCGCTGCGCCCCTACCGCGAGCGCATGACCGACCGGCTGCACCACTGGGCCGAGGCGGCGCCCGAGCGCACCTTCATCGCGCGCCGCGCGCGGCTGCCCGATGGCGGCACCGGCGACTGGCTGCGCGTGAGCTATGCCGAGGCGCTGCACAAGGCGCGCGCGATCGGCCAGGCCCTGCTCGCGCGCGGCCTCGATGCCGAGCACCCGGTGGCAATCCTCAGCGAGAACGGCATCGAGCACGCGCTGCTCGCGCTCGGCTGCCTCTACGCGGGCGTGCCCTACTGCCCGGTCTCGCCGCCCTACTCGCTCGTGAGCCAGGACTTCGACAAGCTGCGCCACGTGCTGGCCACGCTCACGCCGGGCCTGGTGTTCGCGGCCGACGCCGCGCGCTATGCCCGCGCCATCGAGGCCACGCTGCCGGCCGACTCCGGCGTCGAGATCGTGCTGGCCGAAGGCGAGCTGCCCGGCCGCGCCACCACCTCCTTCGACGCGCTCGCGGCGACGGTGCCCACGCCGGCCATCGACGCCGCGATGCAGGCCACCGGCCCCGACACCATCACCAAGTTCCTGTTCACCTCGGGCTCGACCAAGATGCCCAAGGCGGTGATCAACACGCACCGCATGTGGTGCGCCAACCAGCAGCAGCTGCGCCAGTCGATCCCGGCGCTGGGCGACGAGCCGCCGGTGCTGGTCGACTGGCTGCCGTGGAACCACACCTTCGGCGGCAACCACAACGTGGGCATCGTGCTCGACAACGGCGGCACGCTCTACATCGACGAGGGCAAGCCCACCGCCACCGGCATGGCCGAGACGCTGCGCAACCTGCGCGAGATCGCGCCCACCATCTACTTCAACGTGCCGACCGGCTTCGAGGCGATCGCGCAGGCGATGGAGACCGACCCGGTGCTGCGGCGCAACCTGCTGTCGCGCGTGAAGATGTTCTTCTACTCGGGCGCGGCGCTGTCGCAGCCGGTCTGGGACAGCCTGCACCGCACGCAGGAGGCCGAGGTCGGCGAGCGCATCGTCATGGGCACCGGCCTGGGCATGACCGAGTCGGGCCCGTTCGCGCTCTACGTGACCGGCCCCGACGTGAAGTCGGGCGACGTCGGCCTGCCCGCGGCGGGCATCGAGCTCAAGCTGATCGAGGTCGACGGCAAGACCGAGGTGCGCTATCGCGGCCCCAATATCACGCCCGGCTACTGGCGCGCGCCCGAGGCCACGGCCGAGGCCTTCGACGAGGAAGGCTTCTTCTCGACCGGCGACGCGGTGAAGTGGATCGACGACGCCGACATCCACCGCGGCCTGCGCTTCGACGGCCGCATCGCCGAGGACTTCAAGCTCGCCACCGGCACCTTCGTGAGCGTGGGCCCGCTGCGCGCGAAGATCGCCACGGCCGGCTCGCCCTACGTGCAGGACGCGGTGCTGACCGGCATCAACCTCAAGGAGGTCGGCGCGCTGGTCTTCCCTACGCAGAAGGTGCGCCAGCTCGCGGGCCTCGACGCCGGCGCGAGCATGCGGCAGGTGCTCGAGAGCGCGCCGGTGCAGGCGCACTTCCAGCAGGTGCTCGACCAGCTCGCGGCCGCGAGCACCGGCAGCGCCAACCGCATCGCGCGGCTGCACCTGATGAGCGAGCCGCCCTCGATCGACAAGGGCGAGGTCACCGACAAGGGCTCGATCAACCAGCGCGCCGTGCTCAAGCACCGCGCCGCGCTGGTCGAGGCGCTGCACGACGGCACGCTGCCCTTCACCCTGCGGCCGCGCTGACGCTTTTCCCCCCTCTTTGGAGACCAACCCATGAAGATCGAAGGACAGGCCGCGCTCGTGACCGGCGGCGCATCGGGCCTCGGCGAGGCCACCGCGCGCGAACTCGCGCGCCTGGGCGCGAAGGTGGCGCTGCTCGACCGCAATGCCGAACTGGCCGCCAAGGTCGCGGCAGAAATCGGCGGCATCGCCTGCGCCTGCGACATCACCGATGCCGCGAGCGTGAGCGCCGCGCTCGACCGGGCCGAGGCCGCGCACGGCCCGGCGCGCATCCTGATGAACGTGGCCGGCATCGGCAGCGCCAAGCGCATCGTCGGCAAGGACGGCAACCCGGCGCCGCTCGAGGACTTCGTGCGCGTGGTCAACGTCAACCTGATCGGCAGCTACAACGTGGCGCGCCTGTTCGCCGCGCGCTGCGCGAAGCTCGATGCGCTCGCCAACGGCGAGAAGGGCGTGATGCTGTTCACCGCCTCGGTCGCGGCCTTCGACGGCCAGGTCGGCCAGCAGGCCTACAGCGCCTCGAAGGGCGGGCTGGTCGGCATGACCCTGCCGATGGCGCGCGACCTCGCGCAGCACGCGATCCGCGTGTGCACCGTCGCGCCCGGCCTGTTCGCCACGCCGCTGCTGCTCGAGCTGCCCGAGCCGGTGCAGCAGTCGCTCGCGGCCTCGATCCCGTTCCCGCCGCGGCTGGGCCAGCCCTCGGAATTCGCCGAGCTGGCCTGCCACGTCGTGACCAACGGCCACCTCAACGGCGAGGTGATCCGACTCGACGGCGCGCTGCGCATGGCGCCGCGATAGATCCAGCACCACCAACCGGAGACAAGACCATGACCAACCGACGTCAGTTCGTGACGGCGCTCGGCGGCGCAGCCGCGCTCGGCGCCCTGCAGCATCCCCTGGCCGCGCTGGCCGAGATCGTCGCCCAGCAGGTGAAGATCTACTACGGCTTCCCGGCCGGCAGCGCGGGCGACAGCGTGGCGCGCCGCGTGGCCGACAAGCTCGGCGGCACCGACTTCACCAAGCTCAATCCCGTGGTCGAGAACAAGCCCGGCGCGGGCGGGCGCATCGCGCTCGATTCGCTCAAGAGCGCGCCGGCCGACGGCTCGGTGCTCGCGCTCTCGCAGGCCTCGGCGCTGTCGACCTATCCCTACATCTACAGCAAGCTGAGCTACGGCCTGGCCGACTTCGCGCCGGTCTCGATCGGCGCGGTGATGACGCACGGCCTGGCGGTCGGCCCGATGGTGCCGGCCAGCGTGAAGACGCTGAAGGACTACGTGGCCTGGGCCAAGGCCAACCCGGGCCAGGCCAGCTACGGCTCGCCGGGCGCGGGCTCCACGCCGCACTTCCTGGGCGCGCTGCTGGGCCTCAACAGCGGCGCCGACCTGCGCCACGT is from Variovorax paradoxus and encodes:
- a CDS encoding MurR/RpiR family transcriptional regulator, whose translation is MNLNQRISGYGRKLTKSEQRLIEELQTRYPQGLLESATSLAKKVGTSASTVVRLLAKLGYPSYAEAQLEARSEVTARLASPATRADAVIVDDASVRTCLANALLHDQHNLSSTFAAIDPVAFEAAVRLLVQRKARVHVLGHRHAAAIAGHLALHLNLCLPEVRPLAGTAALPLEDQLLWIGENDVLLAVTFRRHSLATARAAAYFRERGAKVIVITDSPSAAAAASADHLMLVRTSSASPFDSYTAAFSLGNALVTAVVQRRRKELGAALERGDALWEQHWNDAAAPAGPARKAG
- a CDS encoding crotonase/enoyl-CoA hydratase family protein, with translation MTSSDLHIDLRDDVAIIRLTRGAKRNALSDGLILALRDAFQNLPASVGAAVIDGEGPHFCAGLDLSELKERDAGQGLAHSRLWHAALECIEKGPVPVIAALHGAVVGGGLELASACHIRVADRSTFYALPEGSRGIFVGGGGSVRIPKLIGVARMTDMMMTGRVYNAEDGERANFAQYLVDEGTAFDKAFELAKRVATNAPLTNYALMHALPRIAEQPADHGFFTEALMSGIVQAAPEAKQRVRDFLEGRGAKVSKG
- a CDS encoding feruloyl-CoA synthase gives rise to the protein MTAIQYRPLAFGVTRALLRDGAPGTQYLRAETPLRPYRERMTDRLHHWAEAAPERTFIARRARLPDGGTGDWLRVSYAEALHKARAIGQALLARGLDAEHPVAILSENGIEHALLALGCLYAGVPYCPVSPPYSLVSQDFDKLRHVLATLTPGLVFAADAARYARAIEATLPADSGVEIVLAEGELPGRATTSFDALAATVPTPAIDAAMQATGPDTITKFLFTSGSTKMPKAVINTHRMWCANQQQLRQSIPALGDEPPVLVDWLPWNHTFGGNHNVGIVLDNGGTLYIDEGKPTATGMAETLRNLREIAPTIYFNVPTGFEAIAQAMETDPVLRRNLLSRVKMFFYSGAALSQPVWDSLHRTQEAEVGERIVMGTGLGMTESGPFALYVTGPDVKSGDVGLPAAGIELKLIEVDGKTEVRYRGPNITPGYWRAPEATAEAFDEEGFFSTGDAVKWIDDADIHRGLRFDGRIAEDFKLATGTFVSVGPLRAKIATAGSPYVQDAVLTGINLKEVGALVFPTQKVRQLAGLDAGASMRQVLESAPVQAHFQQVLDQLAAASTGSANRIARLHLMSEPPSIDKGEVTDKGSINQRAVLKHRAALVEALHDGTLPFTLRPR
- a CDS encoding SDR family NAD(P)-dependent oxidoreductase; protein product: MKIEGQAALVTGGASGLGEATARELARLGAKVALLDRNAELAAKVAAEIGGIACACDITDAASVSAALDRAEAAHGPARILMNVAGIGSAKRIVGKDGNPAPLEDFVRVVNVNLIGSYNVARLFAARCAKLDALANGEKGVMLFTASVAAFDGQVGQQAYSASKGGLVGMTLPMARDLAQHAIRVCTVAPGLFATPLLLELPEPVQQSLAASIPFPPRLGQPSEFAELACHVVTNGHLNGEVIRLDGALRMAPR
- a CDS encoding Bug family tripartite tricarboxylate transporter substrate binding protein; protein product: MTNRRQFVTALGGAAALGALQHPLAALAEIVAQQVKIYYGFPAGSAGDSVARRVADKLGGTDFTKLNPVVENKPGAGGRIALDSLKSAPADGSVLALSQASALSTYPYIYSKLSYGLADFAPVSIGAVMTHGLAVGPMVPASVKTLKDYVAWAKANPGQASYGSPGAGSTPHFLGALLGLNSGADLRHVPYRGSLPAVNDVVGGQIASSLTPSGDYLPFVKASKLRVLATSGAQRATYLPEVPTFAEQGFPELVADEWFGFFAPAKTPAPVIAAASGAIQAALKDKAVADGLLSVGLLAQGSTPEEMRRSLQSEYERWGPLVKKIGFTAES
- a CDS encoding amidohydrolase, encoding MDHQNLIAIDIHTHAEVSCWNPFDNYGEEYDRAADKYFGSNRRPTIEETVAYYRERKLGLVMFMVDAESNMGRRRIPNEEIAEAAQKNADMMIAFASIDPHKGKMGAREARRLIEEHGVKGFKFHPTVQAFHPYDRMAWPIYEVIAEYGMPAIFHTGHSGIGSGMRCGGGLRLEYSNPMHLDDVAIDFPDMQIVMAHPSFPWQDEALSVATHKPNVWIDLSGWSPKYFPKQLVQYANTLLKDRVLFGSDYPLITPERWMKDFEVAGFKPEVMPGILKGNAVRLLRLETAAAA